The genomic region ACTCCCTCGTTTACCTGTGAAGGTTAACCCTGAAGGTGATCGCAAAGGAGAAGTTCATAGCAAAGAGCGCGATCATGCTGCCATCCAACACCATTATGATGTGGGAGATGACTTTTATCAACTGTGGCTCGATCCTTGGATGATCTATTCTTGTGCCAATTTTGAGCATCCCTTAATGAGTCTAGCCGAAGCCCAAGAACGAAAATTAGACATTACCTGTCGTAAACTCAAACTGGAACCAGGAGACAAACTTCTCGATATTGGTTGCGGTTGGGGGGCAATGCTACGTTGGGCGGCAAAATATTATGGCATTCAAGGATATGGAATTACTCTGAGTCAAAAACAAGTCGAGTACAATCGAAAACGCATTAAAGAAGAAGGTTTAGAGGATCAATTAGAGGTTAAACTCCTGGATTATCGAGACTTACCTGACACCCCCACTTTCAACAAAATTGTCTCTATTGGCATGATTGAACATGTGGGCTTAAAACAATATCCTGCCTATTTCCAACACGCTTATCAATGTCTCCAACCCGGAGGATTATTTCTGAATCATGGCATTACCTCTACCGATCAATGGCGGGGTTCTAGTGTTGGGGAACGATTTATTAATTGCTATATTTTTCCCGATGGGGAACTCATCCAACTGACACCGATGTTGCGAGAAGCAGAAAAAGCTCGTTGGGAAGTGGTTAATGTGGATAATTGGCGTCCTCATTATGCCCTAACTTTACGGCGTTGGGCAGAGAACTTAGCGCAAGCGAAAACAGAAGCTGTTCAGCTCATTGGCGAAAAATTCTACAATATTTGGCAACTGTATTTGATCGGGTGCGCCATCGGATTTGAAAGGAATCAGATGGGAATTTATCAAACCTTGCTGCGGCGAAAAGAGGATAGTGAGTGGAACTTACCGCTTACTCGTCAAGGATGGTTCATTTAAGTCAGCTTTATTTGATTCTAATTACAATAAATGTTAATTTTAAATCAATTTTTTATAAGCTATTGATCACTATTGCTAGAGATAATATCAATTAATTGTTAATTAAACATCCATTCTTCTAAGATCGGCTGAATGGTTTTTAGCTCATCCAGAGAAAGGAGTTCCAATTCACCATCTGGTTGTGCTTTTGCAAAGAAAAGTAAAGGAACTAGAGGGGTATAAACCCCATATTCTTGATCATCGTGGATGAATGTCGCTAGCAGTTGGAATTCTTCAGCTTCCCAGGCACGTTCCGTTTCAATTTCTAAAGTCAAGATATCATCATCTTCTGGTTCTGGTAATTCGCCTGCAACTGTTAGCGTGAAGGAAGTACGCTTCAGCGTCAGTTCTTCTTCAGCTAAACTGGCTTCTGCTTTAGAGAAAAGCCGATCAATTTCTGGTTCGTCTTCAATTAAAATGGCTTGTTCTGCATCTTCGTCCTCATCCCACATAATAATTGAAACGGGAGAATCGATTGGCATTAAAAGATAGTATTGAACGCCTTTAGAAGTAAAAGACTGTTCAACATAACAATATAATGAACGCGCATCTTCATCAATCAGAACTTTAATTTCTGGGGAGGAAGGTGGCTGATCTTGAGAAAAAGGAGATGAGGACATAGCAGAG from Cyanobacteria bacterium GSL.Bin1 harbors:
- a CDS encoding DUF3727 domain-containing protein, whose protein sequence is MSSSPFSQDQPPSSPEIKVLIDEDARSLYCYVEQSFTSKGVQYYLLMPIDSPVSIIMWDEDEDAEQAILIEDEPEIDRLFSKAEASLAEEELTLKRTSFTLTVAGELPEPEDDDILTLEIETERAWEAEEFQLLATFIHDDQEYGVYTPLVPLLFFAKAQPDGELELLSLDELKTIQPILEEWMFN
- a CDS encoding methyltransferase domain-containing protein, with the protein product MGVIEFWEGETLNLGKAGNSAIQLKFLHPGVLRSLVLRRDPLVLTQAYLNGWFDFQGEAETIVNLGQHLAWKGLKRSQGIKAWLQSLLLPRLPVKVNPEGDRKGEVHSKERDHAAIQHHYDVGDDFYQLWLDPWMIYSCANFEHPLMSLAEAQERKLDITCRKLKLEPGDKLLDIGCGWGAMLRWAAKYYGIQGYGITLSQKQVEYNRKRIKEEGLEDQLEVKLLDYRDLPDTPTFNKIVSIGMIEHVGLKQYPAYFQHAYQCLQPGGLFLNHGITSTDQWRGSSVGERFINCYIFPDGELIQLTPMLREAEKARWEVVNVDNWRPHYALTLRRWAENLAQAKTEAVQLIGEKFYNIWQLYLIGCAIGFERNQMGIYQTLLRRKEDSEWNLPLTRQGWFI